The window AGTAGATTTTAATGATTTAAAATAAGTTGTAAAACAATATCGTCTAACTTATCTTTATTATTTTTTATAAATTCATAAGCATCGTAAGAAAGATTTTCAATATTATTATTGGATTTATTATCTAGTTCTAAAGAACCTCTGTATAATCTGGGATTTAATCTGTAGTAATTCCATTTATTTTTAGAAGAGTCAAAAATTTTTCTTAAAACAAAATCATCTGTATTAGATTGTGCAGAAAAAAGAATATCGATGATGGGAACGACCCATTTAGCTCCACCTTTAGTCTTAAGATGCTCATAATTTTTATACCCTTCTTTTTTCCCAGTTCCAATAGATATAAGAATCATATCATCTGATCCTGGAAAGGACGGTTTATCCTCTTTTAAATACTTTTTAAAATCAATATTTCTAGCTTCAGCATATGCAATGAGAGCTGGATTGTTTGCAAAAATCCCTCCATCAATACAGTTATAAACATCATCATTTAATGAAATTAATCTTTTAGCATTGAAATATACAGGTGCTGATGAAGTTGCTATAACAACATCTTTTAATTTAAAATTCTTTAAAGGTTTTCTTTTAGCGTTTAAGCTATCAAAAAAAATCTCTTTAGCTCTGATTAGATCATAAGAGGTTGACATAAAAGGTTTTACTGTATCACTTAAATTAATCTCTCCAAAAAGAGAGTTAGCTAGTTCTTCAAGTGCTTTTGTAGAGTATTTAGGACGAAGGATTCCACCAAAAGATGAAACCCTTCTAATTATATTTTTTTTAAAAATTTTATCTCCACAATTTTTATAAAGCTCTACAATTTCTTGAGCACTATGATAATTTGGGGATGTATAAAGGGCTCCAAGAATACCGCCAGTACTCGTTCCTACTATTAAATCAAAATATTCATGAAGGTATATTTTTTGCCCAACCTTTTTCGATATTTCAGTTTCTAAGTATTCGCAAATAATTGCGGGGATAATTCCCTTTACTCCACCACCGTCAATAGATAAAATTCTAAGTTTTTTCATAAAATCACTATTTAATAAGAGGAGCTACAGCATTTTTAAATTGCCAATTGTGATATTTATCCCAGTCGATGCTCCAAGTCATAAATCCTTTAACATCATATCCTCTTCTTTGTACTTCTCTCCAAGCTTCAACATAAACATTCATATCATTAATTGCACCAGTTCCAGCAGCACCAACACCAGCAGGTAATCCAATAGCTAAAATCTCTTGAGGAATAGGTCCGATAGGGAATAATTGTGCATATTGTCCTCCCCATGCAGGTCCATCGTGTCCTTTTATAAGAGCTTCAGTAAATTCAGGAATAAATTTAGCTTGATTTTTACAATCAATAACAACTCCACTTCCGTCAAAAGGATAAACACCAGTTCCAGGTGCATTATAATATTGTGGATGTATTGTTGTAATTAAATGTTTTGTCTTTTTTATAAGGTCAATGTATAGAGTTCCAAATCCAGTACTTATTAAATAAGCAACTTCAGGAGCCATAGAATAAATAAAGTTAGGATCTTTAGCTCTAAAATACTCAATAATTTCTTTTATAGCATCAACAACATAGGTAGTTCCATTTTGAGCACTTTGTCCTTCTAAATCTATATCAAAACCATTAAATCCATACTCTTCAATAATATTTATAACACCGTTTTTAAAGATTTGTTTATCAGATTCTGATTTAATATGGAATACACCGTTTTGTCCACCAATTGCAATAATAACATTATGTCCTTTAGCTTTCATTCTCGCTACTTTTTCTTTAAATTGAGCTTTTGTAACTTGCTTACTAGCTTCAGGATCAAAAACAGGAGTTAAGTGATCAGGAGCTTCAATAAACGAAACAACAATTGTGTCATATTCAGCAGGAGTAGCCTCTAGGTCAACATAAGATGTAGGGCCATTTCCACCCCAAGAAGACCAGTATCCAACTAAAGTTTTCTTTGAATTTCCAGAAGGCTCTTTTTTTATTGTAAGAATATTCGTTTGATAATATGTTACTATTGAATTATTTGTTCCAGCAAATACTAACTGTACAGTGTTATTTCCAGTTAATAATGGAAGCGATGCTACTGCTAGTGAAACATTAACCATAGAAGACCTTCTTGTGAATTCTACAGGTTTTGTAGTAATTTTGAAGCCATTAACGTAAACAGCGTATTCAGTGTGAATATTTAAAGATGGAATTGATACTGTTCCTAAAAGTTGAGTATTATCTCCATTTAAATATATTGCTTCTACATCTGTTGCACCAATTAATGGTAGTTTTTCAGGGAAATTTACTGTTGGAATCTCAGGATCAACAGGTGGATCTATTGGAGGTTCAACAGGGGGAGTAGTTCCGCCCTCAACAGTTTCACCGTTTATAATTAAAGTTATAGGTTGTCCATTTAATGTAGCGTTAGAAGCAACATTAATATCAAAAGGAGCACCAGTTCCATTAATTCCATCGATTTTAAAGTTTCCGTTAGGTCCTAAATTAAAATGAGGCGCACCAGACCAATCGGTTCCTGAA is drawn from Cetobacterium somerae ATCC BAA-474 and contains these coding sequences:
- a CDS encoding patatin-like phospholipase family protein produces the protein MKKLRILSIDGGGVKGIIPAIICEYLETEISKKVGQKIYLHEYFDLIVGTSTGGILGALYTSPNYHSAQEIVELYKNCGDKIFKKNIIRRVSSFGGILRPKYSTKALEELANSLFGEINLSDTVKPFMSTSYDLIRAKEIFFDSLNAKRKPLKNFKLKDVVIATSSAPVYFNAKRLISLNDDVYNCIDGGIFANNPALIAYAEARNIDFKKYLKEDKPSFPGSDDMILISIGTGKKEGYKNYEHLKTKGGAKWVVPIIDILFSAQSNTDDFVLRKIFDSSKNKWNYYRLNPRLYRGSLELDNKSNNNIENLSYDAYEFIKNNKDKLDDIVLQLILNH
- a CDS encoding glycosyl hydrolase family 18 protein, which encodes MNTLEIQNIKSHFSNVLNHYNNLKKRFVDASNELESLNIQLIELKNKINSLNMESSIIYFFEIKELLSNVEKNIFDLDVDIETPEPPVDPPVEPEIIVPTIGSIELNITNKKASVSTKAISDSQNRINQVTYYLKTSVRNTIEQKTTTNPNEIITFTTVLTPGDYIVEAIFSYRGAQSLEQIIKSSNLVTVKEDVIIPPPTGDKIATLKLTSSQSWSNGFSAAIELISHSTENFGGNWEINFDSPATGLSQWQINASKTGSRFSITSGTDWSGAPHFNLGPNGNFKIDGINGTGAPFDINVASNATLNGQPITLIINGETVEGGTTPPVEPPIDPPVDPEIPTVNFPEKLPLIGATDVEAIYLNGDNTQLLGTVSIPSLNIHTEYAVYVNGFKITTKPVEFTRRSSMVNVSLAVASLPLLTGNNTVQLVFAGTNNSIVTYYQTNILTIKKEPSGNSKKTLVGYWSSWGGNGPTSYVDLEATPAEYDTIVVSFIEAPDHLTPVFDPEASKQVTKAQFKEKVARMKAKGHNVIIAIGGQNGVFHIKSESDKQIFKNGVINIIEEYGFNGFDIDLEGQSAQNGTTYVVDAIKEIIEYFRAKDPNFIYSMAPEVAYLISTGFGTLYIDLIKKTKHLITTIHPQYYNAPGTGVYPFDGSGVVIDCKNQAKFIPEFTEALIKGHDGPAWGGQYAQLFPIGPIPQEILAIGLPAGVGAAGTGAINDMNVYVEAWREVQRRGYDVKGFMTWSIDWDKYHNWQFKNAVAPLIK